From Humibacter ginsenosidimutans, a single genomic window includes:
- the manA gene encoding mannose-6-phosphate isomerase, class I yields the protein MFVRIDNVPRDYAWGSLHGIADLLGRPASGGPQAELWLGAHPGSPSFLVHPTGEEGTLAELIADEPAQTLGADWLAESSYDGAPRLGFLLKVLSAASPLSLQAHPSSEQAQAGFDRENELGIPLDSPDRNYKDPFHKPELIYALTPFDALCGFRDVSTSLAVLDRLIATGRAEVLPHDELDVLRAILHDAVSEESALRAAVGLLLGGGEGVEEMVAQATAIARTPKAEGMPELGIVRVIADAYPGDPGIVLALLLHRVALDPGQALYLPAGNIHAYLKGTGIELMAASDNVLRGGLTPKHIDVPELLRVLDFTPVPAPLLAPARLGSAQVFSPDVPDFRLLHVTADAELELRGPAIVLCTAGAASITGAEHTQELSRGEAVFVSPDEARLRMAPTDGGVLFVATGNR from the coding sequence ATGTTTGTGCGCATCGACAACGTTCCGCGTGACTATGCGTGGGGCTCCTTGCACGGCATCGCGGATCTGCTCGGCAGGCCCGCCTCCGGTGGACCCCAGGCGGAGCTCTGGCTCGGTGCTCATCCTGGGTCACCGAGCTTCCTGGTGCACCCCACCGGTGAGGAGGGGACGCTGGCCGAACTCATCGCGGACGAGCCGGCTCAGACGCTCGGCGCCGACTGGCTGGCCGAATCGTCGTACGACGGCGCACCGCGACTCGGGTTCCTGCTGAAGGTGCTGTCGGCGGCCAGTCCGCTCTCGCTCCAGGCGCATCCGTCGTCGGAGCAGGCCCAGGCGGGCTTCGACCGCGAGAACGAACTCGGCATTCCGCTGGACTCGCCCGACCGCAACTACAAGGACCCGTTCCACAAGCCGGAGCTCATCTACGCGCTGACCCCGTTCGACGCCCTGTGCGGATTCCGCGACGTGTCCACCTCTCTCGCGGTGCTCGATCGGCTGATCGCCACGGGGCGCGCCGAAGTGCTGCCGCACGACGAGCTCGACGTGCTGCGCGCCATCCTGCACGACGCGGTCAGCGAGGAGTCGGCGCTGCGCGCGGCCGTCGGCCTGCTGCTCGGCGGCGGCGAGGGTGTGGAGGAGATGGTGGCGCAGGCGACGGCGATCGCCCGCACACCCAAGGCGGAGGGGATGCCCGAGCTCGGCATCGTGCGCGTCATCGCCGACGCCTATCCCGGCGACCCTGGCATCGTGCTTGCTCTGCTGCTGCATCGCGTCGCGCTCGACCCGGGGCAGGCGCTGTATCTGCCGGCCGGCAACATCCACGCCTACCTGAAGGGCACAGGAATCGAGCTGATGGCCGCGTCGGACAACGTGCTGCGCGGCGGTCTCACGCCCAAGCACATCGACGTGCCGGAGCTGCTGCGCGTGCTCGACTTCACTCCGGTGCCCGCACCTCTGCTGGCGCCGGCGCGCCTGGGCTCCGCGCAGGTGTTCAGCCCCGACGTGCCCGACTTCAGGCTGCTGCACGTCACGGCGGATGCCGAGCTCGAGCTCAGGGGGCCGGCCATCGTTCTCTGCACCGCGGGCGCGGCATCCATCACGGGGGCCGAGCACACGCAGGAGCTCTCGCGTGGGGAGGCCGTGTTCGTGTCGCCCGACGAAGCAAGGCTGCGCATGGCGCCGACCGACGGCGGCGTGCTGTTCGTCGCGACGGGCAATCGCTGA
- a CDS encoding WhiB family transcriptional regulator, whose translation MSEYRPGVPDNWFVDPVRLGVPGVRSHEDDEENPLSWQSDALCAQTDPEAFFPEKGGSTRDAKKICTSCEVRAQCLQYALENDERFGIWGGLSERERRKLRKRAG comes from the coding sequence ATGAGCGAATATCGACCGGGGGTACCCGACAATTGGTTCGTCGATCCCGTTCGGCTGGGGGTGCCGGGGGTTCGGTCGCACGAAGACGACGAGGAAAATCCTCTGTCGTGGCAGTCAGATGCACTGTGCGCGCAGACCGATCCCGAGGCGTTCTTTCCCGAAAAAGGGGGATCGACGCGGGATGCCAAGAAGATCTGCACGTCGTGCGAGGTGCGGGCGCAGTGCCTGCAGTACGCGCTGGAGAACGACGAGCGGTTCGGCATCTGGGGCGGACTCTCGGAGCGTGAACGTCGCAAGCTGCGCAAGCGCGCAGGCTGA
- a CDS encoding OsmC family protein: MFTVRTSNVAGRSAAIGAAGPFTLVVDRSPDAGGDGLGFSGGQLLYLAVAGCVSNDLFREADAAGIRLRSVAVTVVGDFAGSPAVSDAVSYDVELAGDADEQTLRALAERVDAIAEVPNSLRGGTPVALRHVTVG; the protein is encoded by the coding sequence ATGTTCACCGTGCGCACCAGCAACGTCGCGGGCCGCAGCGCCGCCATCGGGGCGGCCGGTCCGTTCACCCTCGTCGTCGATCGCTCACCGGACGCCGGTGGCGACGGTCTCGGGTTCAGCGGCGGCCAGCTGCTCTACCTGGCGGTGGCCGGCTGCGTCTCCAACGACCTGTTCCGCGAGGCGGATGCCGCTGGCATCCGGCTGCGCTCCGTTGCCGTCACGGTGGTCGGCGATTTCGCCGGCTCGCCTGCGGTGTCCGACGCCGTGTCGTACGACGTGGAGCTCGCCGGCGACGCCGACGAGCAGACCCTCCGTGCGCTCGCCGAACGCGTCGACGCGATCGCCGAAGTGCCCAACTCGCTGCGCGGCGGCACTCCGGTCGCGCTGCGCCACGTCACGGTCGGCTGA
- a CDS encoding exopolysaccharide production protein, producing MNIDEGSHNRMAQPQRAPQWFVLTRSLFESAKFSRALSLCIVGSAFLTTAIRDTVGWPGLIGVLAALVVLTVASFVAHWNVIEWHGLLPVSLLVFVGWCAASIVWSNYQWATLAAVLYQWVFTFFALYLALVRDAIQIVRVIGDVLRVLLTASLALEVFSGLLIDAPIRFLGIAGNLAQGGPISGLFGSRNQLGLVALIAAVTFIIEWRTKSVGLGLAVFSVAVAVLCLAFTSSPVIAIMIVIIVVAAAALFGIRHIRNERWKFAVQVTTGTVTAVVAVLAFIFRAPIIDLLHGHSVITVRYEVWLQIWHLIPVNELLGWGWIGFWRGSLPPYSLINALTGSPHANGLNAFLDVWLQVGLIGFLLFLLLLGLAMGRSWLLGSNKRSVIYAWPPLILIALIGTAMAESTILIESGWMLTVICTVKASQGMSWRQALPAAPNSAS from the coding sequence GTGAACATCGACGAGGGGTCTCACAACCGCATGGCCCAGCCGCAACGCGCTCCGCAGTGGTTCGTGCTCACCCGGTCGCTGTTCGAATCGGCCAAGTTCTCTCGCGCGCTCTCGCTGTGCATCGTGGGATCCGCGTTCCTCACCACGGCCATCCGAGACACGGTCGGCTGGCCCGGCCTCATCGGCGTGCTCGCCGCTCTCGTCGTGCTGACCGTCGCCTCGTTCGTCGCGCACTGGAACGTCATCGAATGGCATGGCCTGCTCCCGGTCTCGCTGCTGGTGTTCGTGGGGTGGTGCGCGGCATCCATCGTGTGGAGCAACTACCAGTGGGCGACGCTCGCCGCCGTGCTCTACCAGTGGGTGTTCACGTTCTTCGCGCTGTACCTGGCGCTGGTGCGGGATGCCATTCAGATCGTGCGCGTGATCGGTGATGTTCTGCGAGTGCTGCTGACCGCATCCCTCGCCCTCGAGGTCTTCAGCGGACTGCTCATCGACGCCCCCATCAGGTTTCTGGGGATCGCCGGCAACCTCGCGCAGGGCGGTCCGATCTCCGGGCTGTTCGGGAGCCGCAATCAGCTCGGCCTCGTCGCGCTGATCGCGGCGGTCACGTTCATCATCGAGTGGCGCACGAAGTCGGTCGGTCTCGGCCTCGCCGTGTTCTCGGTCGCCGTGGCTGTGCTGTGTCTGGCGTTCACCAGCTCGCCGGTGATCGCCATCATGATCGTCATCATCGTGGTCGCGGCCGCCGCACTGTTCGGCATCCGCCACATCAGGAACGAGCGCTGGAAGTTCGCCGTTCAAGTGACCACGGGAACGGTCACCGCCGTGGTCGCCGTGCTCGCTTTCATCTTCCGAGCCCCGATCATCGACCTGCTGCACGGCCACTCCGTGATCACCGTGCGGTACGAGGTGTGGTTGCAGATCTGGCATCTCATCCCCGTCAACGAGTTGCTCGGCTGGGGCTGGATCGGCTTCTGGCGCGGTTCGCTGCCGCCCTACTCATTGATCAACGCGCTGACCGGCTCACCGCACGCCAACGGCCTCAACGCGTTCCTGGATGTCTGGCTGCAGGTCGGCCTCATCGGCTTCCTGCTCTTCCTTCTGCTGCTGGGTCTCGCGATGGGACGGTCGTGGTTGCTGGGGAGCAACAAGCGCAGCGTGATCTACGCGTGGCCGCCGCTCATCCTCATCGCTCTGA
- a CDS encoding O-antigen ligase family protein, translating into MTTEARPVTAPRTVPSGQGWMLAFAGFTFFTLFAGDFWRYSISWYGWGIVVALCLAGSIVFLVRARPRVPIRTWPKTLLLFLLLCIASIAWSSYRGASVLGTIAQLATAIAGVFFALCLTWHQVLRALGAALRWIVALSLVFELFVSVFIRHHILPFWVHYPAGKLPDAYYWSRDLLFHGGKIQGIVGNSDILGMITLYALIVFGIQLAERTVNRTAGIVWVVLAAVTFLLTRSSTVIVALLVTCVVLLFVWWTRSVPQGRRVPVYVTGAVVVAAGAASIVLFWGTITSLLGKGADLTGRTNIWAAVIHLAQQKPAFGWGWVSYWVPWAEPFKGLAIRNGVEYLQAHNAYLDVWLQLGIVGLVVFVLLVLSTFGRSWFMAVDRAPFDGAGVVRPDVPYTAISLLPLLMMSAAIAQSFTESRMLIEIGFALLVLFSVKTKLERP; encoded by the coding sequence ATGACCACCGAAGCCCGGCCGGTGACGGCGCCCCGCACTGTGCCGTCCGGGCAGGGCTGGATGCTCGCCTTCGCCGGTTTCACGTTCTTCACCCTCTTCGCCGGCGACTTCTGGCGCTACAGCATCAGCTGGTACGGCTGGGGGATCGTCGTCGCACTCTGCCTCGCAGGGAGCATCGTCTTTCTCGTGCGCGCACGACCGCGCGTGCCGATCCGCACGTGGCCGAAGACGCTGCTGCTGTTCCTGTTGCTGTGCATCGCCTCGATCGCCTGGTCGTCGTATCGCGGGGCGTCCGTGCTGGGCACGATCGCCCAGCTGGCGACGGCGATCGCGGGCGTCTTCTTCGCGCTCTGCCTCACGTGGCACCAGGTGCTGCGCGCGCTCGGCGCCGCCCTGCGCTGGATCGTCGCCCTCTCGCTCGTGTTCGAGCTTTTCGTGTCGGTCTTCATCAGGCACCACATTCTGCCGTTCTGGGTGCATTACCCGGCGGGCAAGTTGCCCGACGCGTACTACTGGAGCCGCGACCTGCTGTTCCACGGCGGCAAGATCCAGGGCATCGTCGGCAACAGCGACATCCTCGGCATGATCACGCTCTACGCGCTGATCGTGTTCGGCATCCAGCTGGCCGAACGCACCGTCAACCGCACGGCGGGCATCGTGTGGGTCGTTCTGGCTGCCGTGACGTTTCTGCTCACCCGGTCCTCGACCGTGATCGTCGCGCTGCTCGTGACCTGCGTGGTGCTGCTGTTCGTGTGGTGGACGAGGAGCGTGCCGCAGGGCAGAAGGGTGCCTGTCTATGTGACGGGAGCCGTCGTCGTGGCGGCGGGGGCGGCATCCATCGTGCTGTTCTGGGGCACGATCACGAGCCTGCTCGGCAAGGGCGCCGACCTCACGGGACGCACGAACATCTGGGCGGCGGTCATCCACCTCGCGCAGCAGAAGCCGGCCTTCGGGTGGGGCTGGGTGAGCTACTGGGTGCCATGGGCGGAGCCGTTCAAGGGACTCGCCATCCGCAACGGCGTCGAATATCTCCAGGCGCACAACGCCTACCTCGACGTCTGGCTGCAGCTGGGCATCGTCGGCCTCGTCGTCTTCGTGCTGCTCGTGCTCTCCACGTTCGGCCGGTCGTGGTTCATGGCCGTCGACCGGGCGCCGTTCGACGGTGCGGGCGTCGTGCGGCCCGACGTGCCGTACACCGCGATCTCACTGCTCCCCCTGCTCATGATGTCCGCAGCCATCGCGCAGTCGTTCACCGAGAGCAGGATGCTGATCGAGATCGGCTTCGCTCTGCTCGTGCTGTTCAGCGTGAAGACGAAGCTCGAGAGACCGTGA
- the galE gene encoding UDP-glucose 4-epimerase GalE, which translates to MAWLVTGGAGYIGAHVVRAFGEAGIDTVVLDDVSSGHESFVPAEVPLVRGTILDGALLQDIFATHEISGVMHIAGFKYAGVSVQRPLHTYEQNVTGTATLLAAMADAGVGRIVFSSSAAVYGTPDVDLVTEDTQKAPESPYGESKLIGEWLLRDQGVATGLRHTSLRYFNVVGSGYPDVYDTSPHNLFPLVFDALLAGRTPRINGDDYPTPDGTCVRDYLHVADLAHSHVVAARRLESGDELESAYNLGSGDGASVGEIMSTVAEVTGIDFTPEIAPRRAGDPARIVASGELAARDLDWKMRYTLRQMVESAWSARHAASNAD; encoded by the coding sequence ATGGCATGGTTGGTGACCGGCGGGGCCGGGTACATCGGGGCGCACGTCGTGCGGGCGTTCGGTGAAGCGGGAATCGACACGGTCGTGCTCGACGACGTTTCGAGCGGTCACGAGAGCTTCGTGCCCGCCGAGGTGCCGCTCGTGCGCGGCACGATCCTCGACGGCGCTCTGCTGCAGGACATCTTCGCCACGCACGAGATCTCCGGTGTCATGCACATCGCTGGATTCAAGTACGCCGGCGTCTCGGTGCAGCGACCGCTGCACACGTACGAACAGAACGTCACGGGCACGGCCACGCTGCTGGCCGCCATGGCGGACGCGGGCGTCGGCAGGATCGTCTTCTCCTCCAGCGCCGCCGTCTACGGCACTCCCGATGTCGACCTCGTCACCGAGGACACGCAGAAGGCGCCGGAGTCGCCGTACGGCGAGTCGAAGCTGATCGGAGAGTGGTTGCTGCGCGACCAGGGAGTCGCCACCGGGCTGCGGCACACCAGCCTGAGGTACTTCAACGTTGTCGGCTCTGGCTATCCGGATGTCTACGACACGAGCCCGCACAACCTCTTCCCCCTGGTCTTCGACGCTCTCTTGGCCGGCCGCACGCCGCGCATCAACGGCGACGACTACCCGACGCCCGACGGCACGTGCGTGCGCGACTACCTGCACGTCGCCGACCTTGCTCACTCGCACGTCGTTGCGGCGCGGCGACTGGAGTCCGGCGACGAGCTCGAGTCCGCATACAACCTGGGCAGCGGAGACGGCGCCTCGGTGGGGGAGATCATGTCGACGGTCGCCGAGGTCACGGGCATCGACTTCACGCCGGAGATCGCGCCGAGGCGCGCGGGCGATCCGGCGCGCATCGTCGCCTCGGGGGAGCTGGCAGCGCGGGATCTGGATTGGAAGATGCGCTACACGCTTCGGCAGATGGTGGAGAGCGCGTGGTCGGCCAGGCACGCGGCATCCAACGCCGACTGA
- a CDS encoding glycosyltransferase: protein MPSTVTAILVAHRDPDHLRRSLDALAAQTRPADSVVVIGVDSDDATTAQASASAPDQLLASAERMPFGTALGVASRVVPPTESDDAWLWFLGQDTAPEPEALQSLMDTVAVSPSVAVAGPKLVDWDEASVIREQGISMTRFGATIVPVQDEFDQAQHDGTSDMLAVPAAGMLLRQKVWEQLGGFDQGLPVFDDGLDLCVRVRLAGHRVVMVPSARVASAADGTSVPVRSPKGRVRRRQHRQRRSAQLRRRMVYAPAFALVFHWLSLVPLAVVRSLGLLLAKQPGAIGGEFAAAFQTAFGGNRLGHARSTLARHRTVKWAAIAPLRIPLSQVRRMRAQRREASLVRLHGERRELNFFSGGGVWVVLATALMSIALFAPFLGSSQLGGGGLLPLNGIGTLWSELGYGWRELGIGFVGAADPFTAVLAVLGSLTFWQPSFALVLLWFAALPLAALGAWFLSTRLTHRAVLRATFALIWALGPMLFDALQQGRPAAVLVHVLLPWLFFAGTAAKRSWAAAATTGILAAAVLACSPLLAAALVVIWAIGLALSGRGVVRMLLVPIPTIALFAPVVWQQIARGTPLAVFADPGLPQVGGARHPLQVALGFADGGLGGWRELAETFGLNQLVPTIVVPILLAPIAVLALLALFLRGTIRATLCLVGALLGFATAVFALNVSLSVQGSEPVALFVGPALSLYWLGLVAAATMALVALGRFAIGPATVAVAFVAVAVAPLAIAVPLQNSAVSTGATAALPAYATAQAQTKPRTATLRLSPQSDGSVAAQLVHGTGVKLDEQSTLSATSRTLTRQERELATLAGNLTSASGLDASTLLRHFGVSFVLLQTSAGEGLSQASAAQARAEAALDGNPLLTQVAATDDAVLWSVPAQKTTVPVPPDAGGWLRVAVFVLLGLVFGLTLLLALPTGRTERGTLRRPTAAEVLGLQAKRRERAEAEPDAAGRADSPPAEPESDTSATGVEEPRDEQPIGDASVAEPPLAAAGAMNGTSAEHDTEVVRDGE, encoded by the coding sequence ATGCCTTCGACTGTCACCGCCATCCTCGTCGCGCACCGCGACCCCGATCACCTACGACGGAGCCTCGATGCGCTCGCAGCGCAGACACGGCCTGCCGATTCGGTGGTCGTGATCGGAGTCGACTCCGACGACGCGACGACGGCACAGGCATCCGCTTCCGCGCCCGACCAGCTGCTGGCGTCGGCCGAGAGGATGCCGTTCGGCACGGCCCTCGGCGTCGCCTCCCGCGTCGTGCCGCCCACGGAATCGGACGACGCGTGGCTCTGGTTCCTCGGGCAGGACACCGCGCCGGAGCCGGAGGCGCTGCAGTCGCTGATGGACACCGTGGCGGTGTCGCCGTCGGTGGCGGTGGCCGGGCCCAAGCTCGTGGACTGGGACGAGGCATCCGTCATCCGCGAGCAGGGCATCTCGATGACGCGGTTCGGCGCCACGATCGTGCCCGTGCAGGACGAGTTCGACCAGGCCCAGCACGACGGAACCAGCGACATGCTCGCCGTGCCTGCTGCGGGAATGCTCCTCCGTCAGAAAGTGTGGGAGCAGCTCGGCGGCTTCGACCAGGGCTTGCCGGTCTTCGACGACGGTCTCGATCTGTGCGTGCGCGTGCGCCTCGCCGGCCACCGCGTCGTCATGGTGCCGTCGGCACGGGTCGCCTCGGCTGCTGACGGCACGAGCGTTCCCGTCCGCAGCCCGAAGGGCAGGGTACGTCGTCGGCAGCACCGTCAGCGCCGTTCCGCGCAGCTGCGACGCCGCATGGTCTACGCCCCGGCGTTCGCGCTCGTCTTCCACTGGCTCTCGCTCGTGCCCCTCGCCGTGGTGCGCTCGCTCGGCCTTCTGCTCGCCAAGCAACCGGGGGCGATCGGCGGCGAGTTCGCGGCAGCCTTCCAGACCGCCTTCGGAGGCAACCGCCTCGGCCACGCACGATCCACACTCGCGCGACATCGCACCGTGAAGTGGGCGGCCATCGCCCCACTGCGCATCCCGCTCTCCCAGGTGCGCAGGATGCGCGCCCAGCGTCGCGAAGCCAGCCTCGTGCGGCTGCACGGCGAGCGTCGCGAGCTGAACTTCTTCAGCGGGGGCGGCGTGTGGGTGGTGCTCGCGACGGCGTTGATGAGCATCGCGCTGTTCGCACCCTTCCTGGGCTCCTCGCAGCTGGGTGGGGGCGGACTGCTGCCGCTGAACGGCATCGGCACGCTCTGGTCGGAGCTCGGCTACGGCTGGCGTGAGCTCGGCATCGGTTTCGTCGGCGCTGCCGACCCGTTCACCGCGGTTCTCGCCGTGCTCGGGTCGCTCACGTTCTGGCAGCCGTCGTTCGCGCTCGTGCTGCTCTGGTTCGCCGCGCTGCCCCTCGCCGCGCTCGGAGCATGGTTCCTGTCCACACGGCTGACGCACCGCGCGGTGCTGCGGGCGACGTTCGCGCTGATCTGGGCGCTCGGTCCCATGCTGTTCGACGCGCTGCAGCAGGGACGCCCGGCCGCCGTGCTGGTGCACGTTCTGCTGCCCTGGCTGTTCTTCGCGGGCACCGCGGCGAAGCGGTCGTGGGCGGCGGCGGCGACCACGGGCATCCTCGCCGCGGCCGTGCTCGCGTGCTCACCGCTGCTGGCCGCCGCGCTCGTCGTCATCTGGGCGATCGGCCTGGCGCTGAGCGGACGAGGCGTCGTGCGGATGCTGCTCGTTCCGATCCCGACCATCGCTCTGTTCGCGCCCGTGGTCTGGCAGCAGATCGCCCGCGGCACGCCGCTCGCGGTGTTCGCCGACCCGGGGCTGCCCCAGGTCGGCGGGGCGAGGCATCCTCTGCAGGTCGCACTCGGTTTCGCCGACGGAGGACTCGGCGGGTGGCGAGAGCTCGCCGAGACGTTCGGACTGAACCAGCTGGTGCCGACGATCGTCGTGCCGATCCTGTTGGCGCCCATCGCGGTGCTCGCCCTCCTCGCCCTCTTCCTGCGCGGCACGATCCGCGCGACTCTCTGCCTCGTCGGCGCGCTGCTCGGCTTCGCCACGGCGGTGTTCGCACTCAATGTGTCGCTGTCCGTGCAGGGGTCGGAGCCGGTCGCGCTCTTCGTCGGTCCCGCGCTCAGCCTCTACTGGCTCGGACTCGTCGCCGCAGCCACGATGGCGCTCGTCGCGCTCGGTCGCTTCGCGATCGGGCCGGCCACCGTCGCGGTGGCGTTCGTGGCTGTCGCGGTGGCTCCGCTGGCGATCGCCGTGCCGCTGCAGAACTCCGCGGTCTCCACCGGCGCAACGGCGGCACTGCCCGCGTACGCGACCGCACAGGCGCAGACCAAGCCGCGCACCGCGACCCTGCGGCTGAGTCCGCAGAGTGACGGGTCGGTTGCCGCGCAGCTCGTGCATGGCACGGGCGTGAAGCTCGACGAGCAGAGCACGCTCAGCGCCACGAGTCGCACGCTGACCCGGCAGGAGCGTGAGCTGGCCACGCTGGCAGGCAACCTCACGTCGGCGAGCGGGCTGGACGCATCCACGCTGCTGCGGCACTTCGGGGTCTCGTTCGTGCTGCTGCAGACGAGCGCAGGAGAAGGCCTCTCGCAGGCTTCGGCCGCGCAGGCCAGGGCGGAGGCCGCGCTCGATGGCAATCCTCTGCTCACGCAGGTGGCGGCGACCGACGATGCCGTGCTGTGGAGCGTGCCGGCCCAGAAGACGACTGTGCCGGTTCCGCCGGATGCCGGTGGCTGGCTGCGCGTGGCGGTCTTCGTTCTGCTCGGCCTCGTGTTCGGACTCACGCTGCTGCTCGCCCTTCCGACGGGGCGCACCGAGCGCGGCACCCTGCGCAGGCCGACCGCAGCCGAGGTGCTCGGGTTGCAGGCGAAGCGTCGAGAACGCGCGGAGGCGGAACCGGACGCGGCAGGCAGAGCGGACTCTCCGCCCGCCGAACCGGAGTCGGACA
- a CDS encoding acyl-CoA dehydrogenase family protein, with amino-acid sequence MAFEQLAADFYGFENELTDQEKEAIAALRAYLETEVKPIVNEYWERAEFPKQVIPELHRLGVASFAWDETKPFDNSAVFRGFVALELARVDGSVATYVGVQNGLAAGTLSACGSQEQKDEWLPKLASGEIIGAFGLTEPLSGSDSAQGLRTTAERQGDEWVINGAKRWIGNATFSDITVIWAKDVADGQVKGFIVPTETPGYTATKIEGKQALRSVQNADITLENVRVPERLRLQNANSFRDTAKVLRATRAEVAWAAVGVAVGAYEAAVKYASERVQFGKPIASHQLVQDLLAKSLANITASLALVVQVSRMLDAGTQRDEHSALAKAFTTSRMRETVAWAREIFGGNGIVLDYDVTRFFNDAEAVYSYEGTREMNTLIVGRAITGVAAFV; translated from the coding sequence ATGGCCTTCGAGCAGCTTGCCGCAGATTTCTACGGGTTCGAGAACGAGCTCACCGACCAGGAGAAGGAGGCGATCGCCGCGCTGCGCGCCTACCTCGAGACCGAGGTGAAGCCGATCGTCAACGAGTACTGGGAGCGCGCGGAGTTTCCGAAGCAGGTCATCCCTGAGCTGCACCGCCTCGGCGTCGCCTCGTTCGCGTGGGACGAGACCAAGCCGTTCGACAACTCCGCTGTGTTCCGCGGGTTCGTCGCGCTCGAACTGGCACGCGTCGACGGGTCGGTCGCGACCTACGTCGGCGTGCAGAACGGGCTCGCCGCGGGAACGCTGAGCGCGTGCGGCTCGCAGGAGCAGAAGGACGAGTGGCTCCCGAAGCTGGCCTCCGGCGAGATCATCGGCGCGTTCGGGCTGACCGAGCCGCTCAGCGGATCCGACTCCGCTCAGGGCCTCCGCACGACCGCAGAGCGCCAGGGCGATGAGTGGGTCATCAACGGCGCCAAGCGCTGGATCGGCAACGCCACGTTCAGCGACATCACCGTCATCTGGGCCAAAGACGTGGCCGACGGCCAGGTGAAGGGCTTCATCGTGCCGACCGAGACTCCCGGCTACACGGCGACCAAGATCGAGGGCAAGCAGGCTCTGAGGTCGGTGCAGAACGCCGACATCACACTGGAGAACGTGCGGGTGCCAGAGCGCCTTCGGCTGCAGAACGCGAACTCGTTCCGCGACACGGCCAAGGTGCTGCGCGCCACGCGCGCCGAGGTCGCGTGGGCGGCCGTCGGGGTAGCAGTGGGCGCGTACGAGGCTGCCGTGAAGTACGCGAGCGAGCGGGTGCAGTTCGGCAAGCCGATCGCCTCCCACCAGCTCGTGCAGGACCTGCTCGCCAAGTCGCTGGCGAACATCACCGCGTCGCTCGCGCTCGTCGTTCAGGTGTCGAGGATGCTCGACGCCGGCACCCAGCGCGACGAGCACTCGGCGCTCGCGAAGGCCTTCACCACCTCGCGCATGCGCGAGACGGTCGCCTGGGCTCGCGAGATCTTCGGCGGCAACGGCATCGTGCTCGACTACGACGTGACCAGGTTCTTCAACGACGCCGAGGCCGTGTACTCGTACGAGGGCACGCGCGAGATGAACACGCTCATCGTCGGGCGCGCCATCACGGGAGTCGCCGCGTTCGTGTGA